The segment GGGTGAAAGCGCCAAGATCTTGGCCCCGAACAAGACGGTTATTATCCCGGACGAACGGGCGGGGTGCCCGATGGCGGACATGGTCAATGCGGACGGGCTGCGCAAGCTGAAGGCTCAGCATCCTGGCGTGCCGGTGGTAACTTATATTAACTCGACGGCGGATGTGAAGGCTGAAACCGACATTGTCTGTACATCGGCCAACGCGGTGAAAATCGTCAACTCCGTGGACAGCGATACGGTCATTTGGTGCCCGGACAAAAATTTGGGCCACTACGTGCAGCAGCACACAGATAAGAAAATGATCATATGGGAAGGGTACTGCAATACGCATGACATGCTGACGGTGAAGGATGTTGAAGAGATGCGGGCGCAGTATCCGAACGCTGAGTTCGTCGTCCATCCGGAGTGCCGTCCCGAGGTTGTGGCGATGGCGGACTTTGTTGGCAGCACAACAGCCATTATTAAATACTGCCGCGAATCCGATAAGCAGGAATTTATTGTCGGAACGGAAGACGGCACCGGGTATCAGCTCAGGCTCGACAGCCCGAACAAGACATTTCACTTCGCCAGCAAGTTCCTGGTGTGCCCGAATATGAAGGTGAACAACCTGAAGAAGCTGGTGAAATGTCTGGAGAACATGTCGCCGCAAATCTATGTTCCGACAGCGGTGGCCGACAAGGCGCGGCGCTCGCTGGAACGGATGCTTGAAGTTGCGGGGAAATAAGCGAGCAACATCGCATGCAGCGCACACTTTCATAGGTGGGAATGCTTGGGCTGCGAACAATCATGCTGAATGGGAGGCTTCCTGGAAGCCTCTCTCTTTTTCGATCATAGATGGTATCGGTACGAACTCATACATAAAAAGCTACAGACTTCGGATAGAGAAAGCAGGCGATGAGAATGATCCCTCGATATTTGGTCGATTTTGATCTCAAGGAATTGCCCCAGGTCGAGACTTCTTGTTTGGTGATTGGTGCAGGGATCGCGGGCTTGTTCACAGCAATCAAAGCCAGCGATCACCAGCCGGTGCTGATGATAACGAAGAAGTCCATGTACGACAGCAATACCCAATATGCTCAAGGAGGGATTGCCGCTGTATTGGCGGAAGATGACTCCCCCGCCTATCATCGCCAGGATACGCTTATCGCTGGGGCAGGACTTTGCTCGCAAGAAGCGGTGGACGTGCTGGTGCACGAAGGACCTGAGCTTGTTCGGGAACTGATGCGTCTCGGCACGCAGTTCGATGAAGAGAACGGGGAAATCGCGCTCACGAAGGAAGGGGCGCACAGTCATCGCCGCATCCTGCATGCGCATGGCGATGCCACGGGAGCCGAAGTGGTGCGTGCGCTGAATGAAATTGTGAAGAACAGAAGCCAGATCGAGGTGTGGGACGACCACTTTGTCATCGATTTGATTACGCATGAGGGAGAGTGTGCCGGAGCGCTGGTGCAGAAGCCGGACGGCAGCCGGGTTTTTGTACGCAGCCAAGCGACTATCCTGTGTGCAGGCGGAGCCGGTCAGCTGTATCGCTATACGACAAATCCGGATATTGCGACAGCGGACGGTATAGCCATGGCGTACCGGGCTGGCGCGGAAATTCGCGATGTGGAATTTATCCAATTCCACCCGACTTCCCTGTGCTATCCGGGCGCTCCGCGCTTTCTGATTTCCGAGGCCGTACGAGGGGAAGGTGCGGTGCTTCGGAATATCAAGGGGGAACGCTTCATGGAACGCTACCATCCCCAGCAGGAACTGGCCCCGCGCGATATCGTGG is part of the Xylanibacillus composti genome and harbors:
- the nadA gene encoding quinolinate synthase NadA, which produces MEALALERKAERDAELKERLLQLKKERNAIILAHYYQRDEIQEVADFRGDSFLLAQKAASTDADVIVFCGVHFMGESAKILAPNKTVIIPDERAGCPMADMVNADGLRKLKAQHPGVPVVTYINSTADVKAETDIVCTSANAVKIVNSVDSDTVIWCPDKNLGHYVQQHTDKKMIIWEGYCNTHDMLTVKDVEEMRAQYPNAEFVVHPECRPEVVAMADFVGSTTAIIKYCRESDKQEFIVGTEDGTGYQLRLDSPNKTFHFASKFLVCPNMKVNNLKKLVKCLENMSPQIYVPTAVADKARRSLERMLEVAGK
- the nadB gene encoding L-aspartate oxidase encodes the protein MIPRYLVDFDLKELPQVETSCLVIGAGIAGLFTAIKASDHQPVLMITKKSMYDSNTQYAQGGIAAVLAEDDSPAYHRQDTLIAGAGLCSQEAVDVLVHEGPELVRELMRLGTQFDEENGEIALTKEGAHSHRRILHAHGDATGAEVVRALNEIVKNRSQIEVWDDHFVIDLITHEGECAGALVQKPDGSRVFVRSQATILCAGGAGQLYRYTTNPDIATADGIAMAYRAGAEIRDVEFIQFHPTSLCYPGAPRFLISEAVRGEGAVLRNIKGERFMERYHPQQELAPRDIVARAIVSEMEATKSTFVYIDITHQPEEWIRQRFPTIFEFCLKYGLDLTSDWIPVAPAAHYMMGGVKTDLNGETSIKRLFACGEVSNTGVHGANRLASNSLSEAIVYGQRIVNRIAQLPEREGLGELVVQEGRKDVPVQAVVERRLKLQKIMLRFVGLKRNGKDLQKALDELSRQLPIFQSCLTRREEYEFANMLTTAQLTGQAALAREESRGGHFREDFPERNDQVWRKHIVLQRDKGLTEERIIDEGI